The nucleotide window CGCGCTGACCGCCGAAGAGCTGGAGAACTTCGTCAGCTCCGCGCGCGGAATCGGCGGCGGCCCGCGCATCCGCGTGATGGACCGCGACGACATTGCGCAGATGGTCGAGTGGTTCGCCGCCGCCGCCGTACGCGCCCAGCAGGCCGGGTTCGATGGCGTGGAAATCCACGCCGCGCACAACTACATCATTGCCGGCTTTCTCTCGCCGTATCACAACCGGCGCGACGACGAGTACGGCGGCAGCCTGGAAAACCGCAGCCGCCTTCTTCGTGAAGTGCTGGCCGAAACCCGTCGCCGGGTGGGCGACGACTTCGGCGTCTGGCTGCGTCTCGATGCCTACGAGCTGCATACGCCCGGAGGCATCACCCTCGAAGAAACCTGCGAGGTCGCGCGCATGGCCGAGCGCCACGGCGCCGATGCCGTGTCGGTTTCGGCCTACGCGCAGGTCACCACCGGCACCGCCTTTACCGATGCGCCGCTGGTGCACAAGCCTGCCGCTTACCTGGATTGGGCTGCCGAGGTGCGCAAGGCGGTCAAGGTCCCCGTGATTGCCGTAGGCCGCCTGGAGCCCGACGTCGCCGACCGCGCCATCGGCGACGGCAAGTGCGAGTTCGTCGCCATGGCGCGCAAGCTGCTGGCCGACCCGGAATTGCCGAACAAGCTGGCCGCCGGCGACCCCGGCAGCATTCGCCCGTGCATCTACTGCTACACCTGCGTGAGCCAGATCTTCATCAATCGGCGGGTCAAGTGCGCGGTCAACGCCTTTACCGGCCACGAGCACGAGGCGGTCATCATGCCCGCCGCCGAGCCGCGACACATCGCCGTGGTCGGCGGTGGCCCGGCCGGGCTCGAGGCCGCGCGGATCGCCAGCCTGCGGGGACACAAGGTGACCCTACTCGAGCGCAGCGAACGGCTCGGCGGCACCCTGTTCTTCGCCGCCCTCGCCTACCACGAGAACGGCCGTCTGCTGGACAACCTGGTGCATCAGGTGCGCAGCCTGCCCATCGACGTGCGCCTTGGCACCGCCGCCACTCCGGAGCTGCTGAAATCGCTGGGCGTGGACGAAGTGCTGGTCGCCAGCGGTGCTCGCCGCTCCGCTCCTGCCATTCCCGGCGTCGAACTCAAGCATGTCTGGAGTGGCGACGAGCTGCGCCGGCTGATGACTGGCGACCGCGCCGAGGAAATCGCCAAGCAGAAGCTCTCGCTAACCCAGCGCACGCTGATGAAAGCCGGCAGCCTCACCGGCGCCACCAACAGCACTGAGGCTATCCAATCGCTGTCGCGGCTGTGGATGCCGCTGGGCAAGCGCATCGTCATCATCGGTGGCGGGCTGGTCGGGCTGGAGCTGGCAGAATTTCTCATCGAACGCGGGCGCCAGGTCGCCGTGCTCGAACCCGGCTCGCACCTGGGCCGCGAGCTGGCGATCGTCCGCCGCTGGCGCGTGCTCGACAACCTGCGCAGCCATCACGTGCCGCTCATGACCGGCGTCAGCGTCACCCGTATCGACGACGGTGGCGTCGACTACCGCGACAGCAACGGCGACGCCCAGCGCCTGCCGGCCGACTCCGTCGTCATGGCCATGGGCGCCGAGCCCGACGATAGCCTCGCCACCCAGCTCGAAGTCGCCGGCCTCTCGGTACAACGCATCGGCGACTGCGGCGAACTCGGCTATATCGACGGCGCGATACACAGCGCGGCGGAGGTGGCGTTAAGGGTTTGAGGTAGGTGGATGAAAAAGAAAGCCCCGGCACGTTTGCCGGGGCTTTTTGTATGTAGCGCGAGGTGGTTGCAGCTGCTTTATTGGTAACGGGCTTTGGCGGGTTTCGGCCAGAAGCAGTCATTCAGCGCAGACGAATTCAAGCGCGATTCTGTACCGTGAAAGTACGATTAGTGGTGGTGCGAATTGGTTCAACGTTGGATTGACGTGATGCCGTACCAGCATAGATATTTAATCCTGAAGTCCCCACACTGATGTGCGTTATGCGAATGCTTGCGCTTGGAATGCTGTTGCTCACACCCTTCGCTTTTGCCTGGGATGGCGTCGATCAGGAAAGTGGTGCCGATATCGAGATTGATGCGGGAAACCTTGTCCGCGAAGGCGAAGCGATCGACTACTACGACTACAACTCAGGCAATTACCACTCCGGCAACGTCGAGTCGATGGAGAGCAACGGCGATGGTAGCGTTGATGTAGAGGTCTACGACGAAACCAGCGGTGAATACCGTACGTTCGAGATGGATGAGGACTGACATTCAGCCCACCCTCATCACTTAAACATGAGAAGAGCAGATGCTTAGGCCGGGAGCCACTCTTCATTTGGAGCAACAGAAGTCTTGGCCATAACCAGTTCTTTGACGCGCTCCATTTCCGCTTCTTGTGCATCGGTCAAAGGGGAGAGCGGCTCGTTGATGGGATCTGTCCATGCCAGTTCACGTGTCGATGGGCGGAGCATGACATTCGTGAGGTTAGCGTCGACCACGCCATCTATAGAAGGCAGGCAGTTAGCAGCAAGCAACAGAGTCGTCAGTAGGGGGGCGAACTCTTCGTACACAGAGGTAGCGGCTTCGCAATCAGTCATGAACTGTGGGCGATCATGGGGCTCCACATTTGACTCCCCATTGGTGAGCGAAAGCAGAACCTCATTGAGGCGAGTGCCCTGAGGACTCTCGGGGGCAATCGGTTCCAACCATTCGACCTGGGCCAGCCAGTAATAGAGTTCTTCATCCTCATCAAACGGAGCTATCGGGCCAAAGTCCTTGATCACATGTACCACCGAGGGATTGCCTTTGGCCGACTGCTCTGCAAGAAACACATGGCATTTACCATCGGTGCTGAGGCGATACAGATTGCCGTCACGCTGGAACAGCATTGCTGATGATCCATGCTTAAAGTATTCGGCACCGCGAAGCGGCTCCTGGGACATCACATAGTCGAAGTAGGGGCCGGAAAAAAGCTGGGACATGATGGCGTGATCCTTGTGTTTTAGTACCACCAGCGCCTTAAGCGCTGGTGAGGGTCGCGATGCGTTGTTGGAGGTTTTCCAGCTCATCGACAAAGAACGTTTCTCTATCCTTGAGTCGTTGAACACGGCACTGCGTAGGTTGCTGGCAGCCTTCTGTATTTGGGCTGCAGTTCTTACAGAAGAGCGCCTTTGCATCCTCGGTCTGTTCTTTGGCTATACGCAGCGCCATGCGCAAGGTGCGTCGCTTGAGCGATAGCACCAGCACCAACGGCCAGTTAAAGAAGTGGCGCATCACAACCAGCCCTTGTCGCGCAGGCCTGCAACCTTCGCGAGCAACTGGGCGCGAGCTGCATCGAGTTTGTCAGGATTGGTTTTGATGGAGAGGTCGGGACGATCCTTCTTGCCGAGGAAGTAGTTGATGCGCTCCATGCTGGCCGGGGAGGGGTGCGGCAAGCCGGACAGAACCTGCTCATCCTTCACCAATCCTTTGCTCTGCAGGTGCTCGAATGCTGCGCTTACCTTCTCGCCCAAGGGGACAAAAAGGCAGTTGGCATTCAAGGCTTTCACCTCTTCTGCCAGATAAGTATCGACCTGGTGGCGCAGGGATGGGGCGGTCAGCATTTTGGGGGTGCCGTTGTAATTCCCACCGTTGATGAGCACTGGGTAGCGCAAGGCCGAGGTGTAATGCACCAGGTGGGTATGTGTGTCGAATAGGTGGGCGCAGCTGTTGATCCCTAGCAGGTCAGCAATACCGACCGAGTCGAGCAGGTTAATCAGGTTCTTGCGCATTGCACCGGCAAAGCTGGCCGTTTCCTTCGCCTTGCGCTTGACTTCCTCGCTGGGGGCGCCGGCGTTGAGCAGGCGACGTGCCTCTTTCAGAGCCACCACCGCTTGATGCATGCCAGGCGTGATACCGCAGATGGTGATGCGGGCTTGCGTGTTGATGTAGTCGAAGGGCGCGTAGAACGTCTGCAGGCTTCCTTCTGAGGACAGCAACAAGTCCTTGGGCAGCTCGGAACCGGTCAGGGCAACGGCGTTATTGGACAGCAGCGGTGTGAATTTTTCAAAAAGGCTCATGTTCATTCCTTGATTAGCGTTTGCCGTTTAGCAGGCGACGGCCAGCGGGGTGGGTGGGTACACCCCGCCAAATGCGTTTATGGGATTTCGTTGGCTTAAGACGTGCGTCTCGGTAACCCGCCGTGATGACTACCTCCTCGGTGATCACCGCGTAGATGTTGCGACTGCGCAGGGCGAGCTCTAGATCGTTCGAATCCACGTCTTTGAGCAACTGCAGATAGCTATCCCTGTCAAAGTGGAACAGGCAAACCCCGCGATTGTGGCTTTCTTCGCCGTAGCAGAGCAGCCATTCCAGCTGCTGGGTGTTGATCAGTCTCTCCTGACAACGTTGTTCGGCGTGCTTAGTGAGGATCACGGCGTCACCTACACAATCTGGGTCGCTACGAAGAGCCTGCGGCCATTCAGCCAACGCAGAGCTTCGTGCGATTCGACGACAGTCCGAGCACCTTTCTTGCTAGTCACTAGGCGATCTTCAACCTTGGGCTGTGCGGCATTGCGCACTGCTTTCTCAGTCATCCCGGCCAGGAAGGCGATGTCGTTGAGAGTCAAATAGCCCTCGGCTGTATTTCGCAGGATCTCGGGTAGAGCGTTGTAGGCAACATCCCCATGAATGTCGCAGTCCAGTCTCGCTCTTACCGACGCAAGCTTGAACACCTGTTCCAACTTGAGAGGCAGAGAGTTCACGGAGTGAAACTCGGCATCCCAACGAGCCTGATTGATGAAGGATGCGAAATCCAACCAGTCATGATCTTCCAATTCGATGCCCCCTGACTTCAGCTGCCCATTCGCTGCGTAGTCAAAGCAGCGCTCGGCGATGCTCAAGAAGCGTGTGGATCCATCCAGGACGCGATCAAGTTCATTTACATCGCACCCGTACTTCTCTGCTTCAGCTTCCAGATGGCCGCGGTAAGCCGCTGCGACCTCTTTCTCTAGGTCCGAGCGGAGGATCCTGAGATTGGGTATTGCATAGGGGCAAAGCTGGTCTTCAAGTCGAATAGAAATTTCGTCGTCGAGCTGTTCTTTGCGGCGCATGGCGGGCACTCCAGTGGGCGTGCTCGCAGCATAGCGCTACTAATATGATATGAGCAAGTGAATATATGATGCTGGTTCAGGAATATTTTGAAGGAGTTGAATTCACTGCCTAGGATGGCTTGCCGCCCCTAGCACTGTAATGAGACGGATCAGTGCGATTAGAGCAGTCGAAGAACGCCAACAAGGTGCGAGTGATGAGCGTCGATATGGCGATTGACTGCGGCCCACAAGTCAACCCGGAACGTACTCGTGCGCAGCTCGAAGGTGGCGCCATCATGGGGCTGAGCCTGGCGCTGAGTGGCGAGATCCCTTTTGGAAAGGGGCGTGTAACCCAAAGCAACCTCCACGACTACGAAGTGCTGCGCCATAACGCATCTCCGCGAACGAGCCGAACCCATCTAGTTAACGACGACCACAACCTACCACCTAGCGGTGTAGGCGTACCCCCAGTGCCGCCAGTGGCACCGGCGCTATGCAATATCATCTTTGCTGCAACCGGCAAACAGGTGCGTAGCTTGCCTGTGCGCACTGTGGGGTGAGTATTCTCTGGTTGTGAGCATACAGGCAGGCTAAGAAAGTCATGCGCTGCTTGATCAGTCTTAGCTGAGGAGCTGAGACGAAAGGAGTCGACAAGCCACGTCAACGAAGGGCTGCTCTTGGCCGAAAGCGCCCTTCCACGGATGAGCGATCTAAATAAGCGAACACAGATACAAACCGGCCTCCCTCCAGGCCGGCTCCGGCTCACCCTCCTCGGCAAATCATTCCCACCCCTACCGTCTTAGATAAACCCCTGCGCCGCCATGCCGCGAGGGAGGCGGTTTTTGCCGGGGAGTTGTGCGAGGCGTTTTTGCCATTCGGCGCGGGCCGACAGGCCGGCAGCGGACGGTGCAGCAGGCTTGGCGGCTTTGGCAGGGGCCGGTCCGGCGAGTGCTGCAGCCTTGGCGGACGCTGCTGCTTCGGTCGGGGCGGTGGCTTTGGCGGGTGTTCCAGTTTGGACAGCGGCGAGTGCCTTGGCAGGCGCTGCTTCTCTGGCCGGGGCGGAGGCCTTGGCGGCAGCTCGCAGCTCGGCCAGGCTGGGGCTCTTGCGGACGGGCTCGGCCGTGGCCTTTTCCACCGAGCGCAGGCAGAGCTTGCATGAAACCTGGGAGGCGTCCGGCGAGCTTTGCAGGCTCGTACCTGTTCTGCCGCATGCGACGTTGCCATCGAGCGGGGCGTAGTGAATCACCAACGTACTGTCTCCTGAATTTCGGGGCGCGGGATTCTACAAGCTGACCGCGAACAGGCAAGTCCATCGGAGCGATCGTTCGCTGGGAAGAAAGGCTGAGGGGCTGCAATGCGTTGCCAGGCACGGCAACGCACTCGCCAGCCATAAAAAAACCGGCGCCCAGGCGCCGGTTGTCGTTCAGCTCACCGCTTAGCGGCCGCCTGCACGCAAAGCGTCCGGTGTGTACATGCTGGGTGTGAACTTGCCTTCGTTGAGGATCGGCCCCTTGTGCGACTCGTTGGTGAGCGCATAGGCGAGGTACTGCCCGGTGCTCAGGTCGTGGTAGAAGGCCGCGCCGGACTGCCAGGCGCTCATGTCCGGGTGGTAGTAGTAGGCGGTCGAAGCGTACTTCCAGAGCTGGCCGCGGGTGTCGTAGTGGTCGGCCAGCACACCATGCCAGGTGTCCTCGTCGATGAACATCACACGCTTGCCGTAGACGTGGCGATAACCCTCCTTCAGCGTGGCCTCCAGCACCCAGACGCGGCGCAGTTCGTAGCGCTGGAAGTCGGGGTTGGGATGGTTAGGCGTCAGCAGGTCGGCGTATTTGGTTTCGCCGCTGTTGATCTTGTACGCATTGGCGGGAATGTAGATCTCGCGCTTGCCGAGCATCTTCCATTCGAAGCGCTCCGGCCCGCCGTTGAACAGACGATCCTCGTCCACGATCATCGTCCCGTTGCTACCCGCCATTGGCTGGTCATAGCCATAGCCTGGCGATTGCCGAACACGGCGGGTGCCCGGGTTGTAGGACCATGCGGTGCGCGGTCGAGTGGCGAAGTTGTAGGGCTCGTGGGCGGCGATCGCGGTGCCACGGTCGCGGGTGGGCAGCATGGTGTAGTTGTAGGAGTAGGCCTGTACGCCGGTCTTGGTGTAGGGGGTTTCGCTCGGATGGTTGGCCGGCGAGAGCCCCTTCATATGGGTGCGGCCCCAGCCGATGTTGCCGTCGGGCATTACCGACGCGAGGTCGCGTACGGCGTCCTCGGTCCAGGCGCGCGCCGGCAGCTGGTGGTTCCAGAGCAGCTCATAGCCGTTCTTGGGGATCGGGAACATAACTTGGCCGATGCCTTCGACGCCCATGCCATCGTTGACGACTTCTGCGTTCAGCGCGTTCCACTTCGCCCGCTCGCAGACGTAATCCGGGTAGCGAAAGTCGCGATGCCCCGGGTAGATGTCCATGCGAAAGGTGTCCGGATACTTGCGGAACATCGTCTTCTGCCCCTCGGTCAGGCGCTCGGCGTGCTCTTCGAAGTTCTTCGCGGTAATGACCAGGACAGGCTTTTCATTCGGGTACGGGTCGACCGGCTTGCCGCCTGAATGTTTGACGTGGTCCCAGCCAGGCACTTCACCGAGGTACTTGCCGGTAAAGGCGGGAATCGAGCCGTCGGCGTTGCCGGCACGCTCGGCGC belongs to Pseudomonas phenolilytica and includes:
- a CDS encoding FAD-dependent oxidoreductase, translated to MPDYSHLLSPGRLGKLALRNRIVMAPMGSNFAEETGHCGERIQAYYEARAAGGAGLLIMGVCAVAYPAGTAEPWQVGVSRDDFIPGLAQLAERVHKHGAKIAMQLQHAGKVSVRDMAAGRELWVPSMPSRVNSDIMAALTAEELENFVSSARGIGGGPRIRVMDRDDIAQMVEWFAAAAVRAQQAGFDGVEIHAAHNYIIAGFLSPYHNRRDDEYGGSLENRSRLLREVLAETRRRVGDDFGVWLRLDAYELHTPGGITLEETCEVARMAERHGADAVSVSAYAQVTTGTAFTDAPLVHKPAAYLDWAAEVRKAVKVPVIAVGRLEPDVADRAIGDGKCEFVAMARKLLADPELPNKLAAGDPGSIRPCIYCYTCVSQIFINRRVKCAVNAFTGHEHEAVIMPAAEPRHIAVVGGGPAGLEAARIASLRGHKVTLLERSERLGGTLFFAALAYHENGRLLDNLVHQVRSLPIDVRLGTAATPELLKSLGVDEVLVASGARRSAPAIPGVELKHVWSGDELRRLMTGDRAEEIAKQKLSLTQRTLMKAGSLTGATNSTEAIQSLSRLWMPLGKRIVIIGGGLVGLELAEFLIERGRQVAVLEPGSHLGRELAIVRRWRVLDNLRSHHVPLMTGVSVTRIDDGGVDYRDSNGDAQRLPADSVVMAMGAEPDDSLATQLEVAGLSVQRIGDCGELGYIDGAIHSAAEVALRV
- a CDS encoding DUF5334 family protein; the encoded protein is MLTPFAFAWDGVDQESGADIEIDAGNLVREGEAIDYYDYNSGNYHSGNVESMESNGDGSVDVEVYDETSGEYRTFEMDED
- a CDS encoding molybdopterin cofactor-binding domain-containing protein — translated: MSVDMAIDCGPQVNPERTRAQLEGGAIMGLSLALSGEIPFGKGRVTQSNLHDYEVLRHNASPRTSRTHLVNDDHNLPPSGVGVPPVPPVAPALCNIIFAATGKQVRSLPVRTVG
- a CDS encoding DUF1329 domain-containing protein, whose protein sequence is MKKSVALLSLALAVKLVSQGALAKVSEEEAARLGNELTCTGAERAGNADGSIPAFTGKYLGEVPGWDHVKHSGGKPVDPYPNEKPVLVITAKNFEEHAERLTEGQKTMFRKYPDTFRMDIYPGHRDFRYPDYVCERAKWNALNAEVVNDGMGVEGIGQVMFPIPKNGYELLWNHQLPARAWTEDAVRDLASVMPDGNIGWGRTHMKGLSPANHPSETPYTKTGVQAYSYNYTMLPTRDRGTAIAAHEPYNFATRPRTAWSYNPGTRRVRQSPGYGYDQPMAGSNGTMIVDEDRLFNGGPERFEWKMLGKREIYIPANAYKINSGETKYADLLTPNHPNPDFQRYELRRVWVLEATLKEGYRHVYGKRVMFIDEDTWHGVLADHYDTRGQLWKYASTAYYYHPDMSAWQSGAAFYHDLSTGQYLAYALTNESHKGPILNEGKFTPSMYTPDALRAGGR